One Nostoc punctiforme PCC 73102 DNA window includes the following coding sequences:
- a CDS encoding WD40 repeat domain-containing protein: MDWISLLKAQQTDFLQRVKKPKTYDLSLLESQVKGCHTEMMAFWGEPLARLQELSRQQAEVLAKNPPPTPPEYPEPPDWTIPFPKYFQRQAEDYLLREKIVDLVIAERLGKLVKKVSQDTLQNMILDDEGNLCGESKFSYVLKDNPQLSIQVYVADGESFNGIKKDKIKWSVTQEDLKNHQVLIFLCLFYPSTGQLGYERQSVITGFLPANQIELTEPKLYISPSNLLYAGGLSWYLESLIAKKDTSPVINEKAIADTIQTLPSEHCLKGIVGDWECWQTLQGHNRGINCLAFSFACKNGKALPILASGSRGETKLWDLSKGELIDTLSEYPWVIPGLVDEVNSLAFSADGQTLVSCGADSTIKLWHVGALDLIDILHKHNGVVRCAAFTPDGRMLATGGDDRKILFWDLMHRQVAIAVSLDDTAAHSLVLSRDGETLVTGSYRKIKVWRTLPQTGIKSLKDAQPLHTLMGHSHIVRSLAISADAKLLVSGSWDQTIKIWQLETGELLHTLKGHRDRVYAIALSPDGQIIASGSADKTIKLWHLQTGELLGTFTGHGNIVTALAFTASGEMLVSGSLDKTIKIWQRS, from the coding sequence ATGGATTGGATTAGCTTACTTAAAGCTCAACAAACTGACTTCCTTCAACGTGTGAAGAAACCTAAAACTTATGACTTATCTTTATTGGAAAGTCAAGTCAAGGGTTGTCACACTGAAATGATGGCTTTTTGGGGCGAACCATTGGCCAGACTCCAAGAACTTTCTCGCCAACAAGCAGAAGTTCTTGCCAAAAATCCACCGCCTACGCCACCCGAATATCCTGAGCCGCCCGACTGGACGATACCTTTTCCCAAATACTTCCAGCGCCAAGCGGAAGATTATCTTTTGCGGGAAAAAATCGTTGACCTGGTGATAGCTGAACGTTTAGGGAAGTTGGTAAAAAAGGTATCACAAGATACTTTGCAAAATATGATTTTAGATGATGAGGGAAATTTGTGTGGCGAAAGCAAATTTTCTTATGTACTAAAAGATAATCCTCAGCTAAGTATTCAAGTTTATGTTGCCGATGGAGAAAGTTTTAATGGTATTAAGAAAGACAAAATTAAATGGTCGGTTACTCAAGAAGATTTAAAAAATCACCAAGTATTAATTTTTCTGTGTTTGTTTTATCCATCAACAGGTCAGTTAGGATACGAAAGGCAGAGTGTAATTACAGGATTTTTACCTGCAAATCAAATTGAACTTACTGAACCAAAACTGTATATAAGTCCGAGTAACTTGTTGTATGCCGGTGGTCTGAGTTGGTATTTAGAATCACTTATTGCCAAAAAAGACACGTCGCCAGTAATTAATGAGAAAGCGATCGCAGATACAATACAAACTCTACCATCAGAGCATTGCCTTAAGGGTATAGTTGGTGACTGGGAATGCTGGCAAACTTTACAAGGGCACAATAGAGGTATTAATTGCCTAGCTTTCAGTTTTGCGTGTAAGAATGGTAAAGCCTTACCCATATTGGCAAGTGGTAGTCGTGGAGAAACGAAACTCTGGGATTTAAGCAAGGGTGAATTAATAGATACATTATCAGAGTATCCTTGGGTTATACCTGGGCTAGTGGATGAAGTGAATTCCCTGGCTTTTAGTGCAGATGGACAGACTTTAGTGAGTTGCGGTGCAGATTCCACAATTAAACTTTGGCACGTGGGTGCTTTAGACTTGATAGATATTTTGCATAAACATAATGGTGTAGTGCGGTGTGCTGCCTTTACTCCAGATGGCAGAATGCTAGCTACAGGTGGAGATGACAGAAAAATTCTGTTTTGGGATTTAATGCATCGTCAGGTTGCGATCGCAGTTTCTTTAGATGATACAGCTGCCCATTCCCTAGTTTTGAGTCGAGATGGCGAAACTCTGGTTACAGGTAGCTATCGTAAAATCAAAGTCTGGCGCACCTTACCCCAGACGGGGATCAAAAGTTTAAAGGACGCACAACCTCTGCATACCCTCATGGGTCATTCTCACATCGTTCGTTCTTTAGCAATCAGTGCAGATGCTAAACTGCTCGTGAGTGGTAGCTGGGATCAAACAATTAAAATTTGGCAATTGGAGACAGGAGAATTACTTCATACTCTTAAAGGACATAGAGATAGAGTATATGCGATCGCCTTAAGTCCCGATGGACAAATTATCGCCAGTGGTAGTGCTGATAAAACCATCAAATTATGGCATCTACAAACCGGGGAGTTACTAGGTACGTTTACAGGTCATGGAAATATAGTCACAGCATTAGCCTTCACAGCTTCTGGGGAGATGTTGGTTAGCGGGAGTTTGGATAAGACAATTAAAATTTGGCAACGGAGTTAA
- a CDS encoding IS701-like element ISNpu5 family transposase, with the protein MVEPRSPIKTVKFVDEYCLWYKNLFSDVRNFEAFKYLHIGCISDLKRKSLPEIAKIVGLDNYQGLHHFLTTPSWSVEQLRALRLQLILEVLKGRPIILIIDETGDKKKGNTTDYVKRQYIVNLGKVENGVVAVTAYGMFCGMTFPLLFEVYKPREKLKPGDKYLTKPQIGAMLIRKLQLMGFKFNLVLADSLYGESSTNFIPVLDELDLNYLVAIRSNHSVALLKGQYTQYLNWHKFKRVFSDLSSENRFIREIIHGKRSNHRYWQITTDTLNLPGNSTWYVMSKYPDITPREVGNFYGFRTWVEYGLKQSKNQLGWADYRFTCYEDIERWWEIICSAYLMVSLHSESLRPYPLDSQSTFASHQRWDNGKGWKNILNNLRLILQPFTLFNLIQPWLSVFPIPHLSLGFAKLQSVVYYLTYPTFISLTDPDFYFSSA; encoded by the coding sequence ATGGTAGAGCCTCGTTCACCCATAAAAACCGTCAAGTTTGTGGATGAATATTGCTTATGGTATAAAAACCTGTTTTCAGATGTTAGGAATTTTGAAGCTTTCAAATATCTACATATAGGATGTATTTCCGATTTAAAACGGAAAAGTCTACCTGAAATAGCGAAAATTGTCGGGCTAGATAACTATCAAGGACTACATCATTTCTTAACTACACCATCATGGTCAGTAGAACAGTTAAGAGCTTTGCGATTACAACTAATTTTAGAGGTACTAAAAGGAAGACCAATCATTTTAATTATTGATGAAACAGGAGATAAAAAGAAAGGTAATACCACAGATTATGTGAAACGTCAGTACATAGTCAATTTAGGAAAAGTAGAGAATGGCGTTGTGGCAGTCACAGCTTACGGTATGTTCTGTGGAATGACATTTCCACTGCTGTTTGAAGTATACAAGCCACGAGAAAAATTAAAGCCAGGAGACAAATATCTTACTAAGCCTCAAATCGGGGCAATGCTAATACGCAAGCTACAGTTAATGGGATTCAAATTCAACTTGGTACTAGCAGATAGCTTATATGGTGAGAGTAGCACAAATTTTATACCCGTATTAGATGAATTAGATTTAAATTATCTAGTAGCAATTCGCTCAAACCATTCTGTAGCATTGCTTAAAGGTCAGTATACTCAATATTTAAACTGGCATAAGTTTAAAAGAGTATTCTCTGACTTAAGTAGTGAGAATCGGTTTATTAGAGAAATAATACATGGCAAACGTAGCAATCATAGGTATTGGCAAATTACTACAGACACTCTTAACTTACCTGGAAACTCTACCTGGTATGTAATGAGTAAATACCCAGACATTACACCAAGAGAAGTTGGGAATTTCTATGGCTTTAGGACATGGGTTGAGTATGGTTTAAAACAAAGTAAGAATCAGTTAGGTTGGGCAGATTATCGTTTTACTTGCTATGAAGATATTGAACGGTGGTGGGAGATTATTTGTAGCGCCTACTTAATGGTTAGTCTTCATTCAGAATCTCTGCGCCCTTATCCCCTAGATTCTCAATCAACATTTGCTTCACATCAGAGGTGGGATAATGGTAAAGGTTGGAAGAATATTCTCAATAATCTCCGTCTCATCCTTCAACCTTTTACCCTATTTAATTTAATTCAGCCTTGGCTTTCAGTTTTTCCTATTCCTCATTTATCTTTGGGATTTGCTAAACTCCAATCTGTTGTTTATTACCTTACCTATCCTACTTTTATATCCCTGACTGACCCTGATTTCTATTTTTCCTCTGCCTAA
- a CDS encoding phosphatase PAP2 family protein, translated as MGTPRCHTLLNQTHWVQAIHTAVKGRARYKVNGLYHSEALKKYLESRLLEHKIISQARANSYTGNVLVIFHPDNSLNTNAKGGSSTIASLIQEIVLDYRKKVSKSLGSNAVIGDSNLHSFGTKENIGFVGGNNRNIFDSAVLSQISMQRQLNQTASQLIPVVCALVCGTALLYAYNLDEAILLSIQKLHTPLRDRIMLGITFMGDPLVMLLSSLGLAISPLYSNRRWQATILGIAGVGAILLNCLMKILFGRARPALWKHIINVGQHSFPSGHAMVSIVIYGFTGYVLAKQFPEWRFWIYGLTVFLIAAIGFSRLYLGVHWLTDVTAGYAAGLVWLITCIPILESEHKYRSSLEKTTFEQDSVLYSSSV; from the coding sequence ATGGGTACTCCTCGCTGTCATACACTTCTTAATCAAACCCATTGGGTTCAAGCAATACATACTGCTGTTAAGGGAAGAGCTAGATATAAAGTAAATGGGCTTTATCATTCGGAAGCTCTCAAAAAATATCTTGAATCGAGATTATTAGAGCACAAAATAATCTCGCAAGCTCGTGCTAATAGTTACACAGGGAATGTGCTTGTTATTTTTCATCCAGATAACAGTTTAAATACGAACGCCAAAGGCGGGTCTTCGACCATCGCATCACTTATCCAAGAAATTGTCTTAGATTATCGGAAAAAAGTTAGTAAATCACTTGGATCTAACGCAGTCATTGGAGACAGTAACTTGCATTCCTTTGGCACTAAAGAAAATATTGGGTTCGTTGGAGGTAATAATCGAAACATATTTGATTCAGCCGTACTGTCTCAAATATCTATGCAGCGACAATTAAACCAAACAGCCAGTCAACTTATTCCGGTTGTTTGTGCCCTTGTATGTGGCACTGCACTGTTGTACGCATATAATCTTGACGAAGCCATTTTGCTCTCGATCCAGAAGTTGCATACACCACTGCGCGATCGCATCATGCTTGGTATCACTTTTATGGGCGATCCCCTAGTAATGCTGTTATCTTCTTTGGGGCTGGCTATTAGTCCGTTATATTCTAATCGTCGCTGGCAAGCAACTATCTTGGGTATCGCTGGAGTCGGTGCAATCTTGCTAAATTGTTTAATGAAAATATTATTTGGTAGAGCGCGTCCAGCACTGTGGAAGCATATTATTAATGTCGGCCAACACAGTTTTCCTAGCGGCCATGCAATGGTTTCAATAGTGATTTACGGTTTTACTGGTTATGTTCTAGCAAAGCAGTTTCCTGAATGGCGCTTTTGGATTTATGGCTTGACTGTTTTCTTGATTGCTGCGATCGGTTTTAGTCGGCTCTACCTTGGAGTACATTGGCTGACTGATGTGACAGCTGGCTATGCCGCAGGTTTAGTGTGGTTAATTACCTGTATCCCGATCTTGGAATCGGAACATAAATATCGCTCGTCACTGGAAAAGACTACTTTTGAACAAGATTCCGTCCTGTATTCCTCGTCCGTGTAA
- a CDS encoding HMA2 domain-containing protein — protein MTSIKRSNSGKTASMNLRLPPKKATKSVAKKAASSQKIFYSIVHTIPGRIRFRIPLLGRDTEYANQLKLAMESDPRVTNVRANPKAASIVINYKVGVISDNQMREHLVNLIQTAQDVVLPKEVMAKSIVGAIFDALINLIDNTRKINQARNVLVYRRFRTDIWERMLSTSRSIIKRLKSATMFILPNKRWRLRGNGEANSQPLKLKSASEPNLI, from the coding sequence ATGACTTCTATAAAACGGTCTAATTCTGGCAAAACTGCTAGTATGAACCTGCGTTTACCACCAAAAAAAGCAACTAAAAGCGTAGCTAAGAAAGCAGCATCATCCCAAAAGATATTCTATAGCATTGTCCATACAATTCCTGGACGGATTCGTTTTCGTATTCCTCTGTTAGGCAGAGATACTGAGTATGCTAATCAACTTAAATTAGCAATGGAATCCGATCCTAGAGTTACAAATGTCCGTGCTAACCCAAAAGCTGCATCTATTGTCATCAATTATAAAGTAGGTGTAATTTCAGATAATCAAATGCGCGAACATCTGGTTAATCTGATTCAAACTGCTCAAGATGTGGTTCTGCCAAAAGAGGTAATGGCAAAATCAATCGTAGGGGCTATCTTTGATGCCTTAATAAACTTAATTGATAATACACGCAAGATTAACCAAGCACGTAATGTTCTTGTATATCGAAGGTTTAGAACAGACATTTGGGAACGGATGCTTTCTACCTCAAGAAGCATAATTAAAAGGTTGAAATCTGCCACCATGTTTATCTTGCCTAACAAGCGATGGCGATTACGAGGCAATGGCGAGGCGAATTCCCAGCCTTTGAAACTGAAATCTGCCAGCGAACCAAATCTTATATAG
- a CDS encoding WD40 repeat domain-containing protein, producing MQQGLMLLIQLVLEFAPVVAELVQNRNKSSLGLSKYEPIEAIPEILKVFNLSNKKSGYVEDFEKERIFQQQLVADNHQTRLKIAAQERETALKLPEVNKIIDSWPLRLYPSQILDHTNYGHTPLKIFIAPPQVDFDQFGDRRDENISQIELMLAEGLRDFLNKHYSLHSQVRPTELLAGAWDSKRFHSESSIKVLFGMLKTEPSLILESENDGDYLNFRIAYWGLEQDNYYYKTIARLPYREILEESAKRRALEWKKIRDELVALGEKLEEVNQLGKDNLINLEILEKVEKWHEKGIDISKLSLQYQVNRQDYEKLCQVLITYHCLVAGWVADIYHLVDRGVPPLLPELLPSLLSDTFDLQSVGVIASGYKQVYQALENERCYWIPELALQLAQSLCHLSDAYDGKLRSWAKEQLNYSVSTWLQLRQVSPHDSPNLLQAMQSAVSVKDEEYVKKLREYFVAVGDTQSIADVDEILNRIANLKHQVTVQHIFLSHTLTGHSEKVTSVAISPDSETLVSGSADKTIKVWNLKTGKLIRTLTEDLGKISSVAISPDGHYFAVGICQHPRSNVKVWNLNSDKLLHTLLGHQKPVNCIAISPDGQFLASGSNKIKIWNLHKGDRISTLWHSFTVNAAAISPDGTILASGSSDNKIRLWNPHTGDPLRTLNGHSGEIKSVIISPDGEILFSASADKTIKIWHLTTGKVLHTLTGHLEEVRSLAVSPDGEILFSGSTDKTIKIWHLQTGELLQTITEHSGTVNSIAISHDGQFLASASSDKTIKIWQIN from the coding sequence ATGCAGCAAGGGTTAATGTTACTAATTCAACTGGTACTAGAGTTTGCACCTGTTGTTGCAGAGCTAGTACAAAATAGAAATAAATCCAGTTTAGGTCTGAGTAAATATGAACCGATAGAAGCAATTCCCGAAATACTCAAAGTTTTTAATCTTTCAAATAAAAAAAGCGGTTATGTTGAAGATTTTGAAAAAGAAAGAATTTTTCAACAGCAATTAGTAGCCGATAATCATCAAACGCGATTAAAAATAGCCGCACAAGAGCGAGAAACAGCGCTTAAGTTACCAGAAGTCAATAAGATTATTGATAGCTGGCCCTTAAGATTATACCCTTCACAAATTTTAGACCACACCAATTATGGACACACTCCACTTAAAATTTTTATCGCTCCTCCGCAAGTAGATTTTGACCAATTTGGCGATCGTAGAGATGAAAATATTTCTCAAATTGAGTTAATGTTAGCTGAAGGATTAAGAGATTTTCTCAATAAACATTACTCTTTACATAGTCAAGTTAGACCAACAGAGTTATTGGCAGGAGCCTGGGATAGTAAGCGTTTTCACAGTGAATCAAGTATTAAAGTTCTGTTTGGAATGTTGAAAACAGAGCCAAGTTTGATTTTAGAGTCAGAAAATGATGGAGATTATTTAAATTTTAGGATTGCCTACTGGGGTTTAGAGCAAGATAATTATTATTATAAAACAATTGCTCGCTTACCTTACCGAGAAATTCTAGAAGAATCTGCTAAAAGGCGGGCATTAGAATGGAAGAAAATTAGAGATGAACTTGTGGCATTAGGAGAAAAATTAGAGGAAGTTAATCAGCTTGGAAAAGATAATTTGATAAATTTAGAAATTTTAGAAAAGGTAGAAAAATGGCATGAAAAAGGAATTGATATTAGTAAGTTATCTTTACAATATCAAGTCAATCGTCAGGATTATGAAAAACTTTGCCAGGTTTTGATTACCTACCACTGTTTGGTTGCAGGTTGGGTAGCAGATATTTACCACCTGGTCGATCGTGGTGTACCTCCGCTACTACCAGAGTTGCTGCCGAGTTTGCTGTCAGATACTTTTGATTTACAATCAGTAGGGGTTATTGCCTCTGGTTACAAACAAGTTTACCAAGCTCTGGAAAATGAGCGCTGTTACTGGATTCCAGAATTGGCTTTACAATTAGCCCAGAGTTTATGCCATTTAAGCGATGCCTACGACGGTAAACTACGCTCTTGGGCAAAGGAACAGCTAAATTATTCTGTGAGTACATGGTTACAACTACGCCAAGTATCACCACACGATTCTCCTAACTTGCTTCAGGCAATGCAATCAGCCGTCAGCGTTAAAGATGAGGAATATGTAAAAAAGTTAAGAGAATATTTTGTCGCGGTGGGTGATACTCAGAGTATTGCTGATGTTGATGAAATTTTGAATCGCATTGCCAACCTCAAACACCAAGTAACAGTACAACATATCTTTCTCAGCCATACCCTAACTGGACATTCAGAAAAAGTGACATCTGTCGCCATTAGTCCTGATTCTGAAACTTTAGTTAGCGGCAGTGCAGATAAAACCATCAAAGTATGGAATCTTAAGACTGGTAAACTTATCCGCACTCTCACAGAAGATTTAGGCAAAATTTCCTCTGTTGCAATTAGTCCTGATGGACATTATTTTGCTGTTGGTATTTGTCAACACCCCAGAAGTAATGTCAAAGTATGGAATCTCAATTCTGACAAACTCCTTCACACTCTGTTAGGACATCAAAAACCGGTTAACTGCATCGCAATCAGTCCTGACGGGCAATTTCTTGCCAGTGGTAGTAATAAAATCAAAATTTGGAATTTGCATAAAGGCGATCGCATTTCTACCCTTTGGCATTCATTCACAGTTAATGCTGCTGCTATCAGCCCCGATGGTACAATCCTTGCTAGTGGCAGTTCTGACAACAAAATTAGGCTGTGGAACCCACACACGGGAGATCCATTACGCACCCTCAACGGACATTCAGGTGAGATAAAATCAGTAATCATCAGTCCTGATGGAGAAATTCTCTTTAGCGCTAGTGCAGACAAAACTATCAAAATTTGGCATTTAACTACAGGCAAAGTGTTACATACCTTGACTGGACATTTAGAAGAGGTAAGATCCTTGGCTGTTAGTCCTGATGGAGAAATTCTCTTTAGCGGTAGCACAGACAAAACCATCAAAATTTGGCATTTGCAGACGGGAGAGTTACTGCAAACTATCACAGAACACTCAGGGACAGTAAACTCTATTGCTATTAGCCATGATGGTCAATTTTTGGCTAGTGCTAGTTCTGATAAAACCATCAAAATTTGGCAGATAAATTAA
- a CDS encoding HMA2 domain-containing protein — translation MLTNGYSTYNKMPEILDKNNFKTSPKPISTKVVSSTPGRLRLRVGHSHRQLEKMQRIANALSANSHITQVKTNVYHGSIVMNYDGKDGSLENVLATLKDLGIIFADVTEGNTEAAAGVSSALVDLNQRVKQSTHGAFDLRILFPLGLASLSLRQLLNKGLQLEVIPWYVLAWYAFDSFIKLHGTSQEESANK, via the coding sequence ATGTTGACAAATGGTTATAGCACTTACAATAAAATGCCGGAAATTCTAGACAAAAACAACTTCAAGACATCACCAAAACCTATATCTACAAAAGTTGTAAGTTCGACTCCCGGAAGATTGCGGTTGAGAGTGGGTCATTCCCATCGTCAACTAGAAAAAATGCAACGCATCGCCAACGCTTTGTCAGCAAATTCTCACATTACTCAAGTTAAGACGAATGTCTATCATGGCAGTATTGTTATGAATTACGATGGTAAAGATGGCAGTCTAGAAAATGTGCTAGCAACGCTTAAAGATTTAGGCATAATTTTTGCTGATGTTACCGAGGGTAATACCGAGGCAGCAGCAGGAGTATCATCTGCGCTTGTTGACTTAAACCAGCGTGTTAAACAGTCAACGCATGGTGCTTTTGATCTGCGAATTCTTTTTCCTTTGGGATTAGCTAGTCTTTCACTGCGACAATTACTAAATAAAGGATTGCAGTTAGAAGTTATTCCTTGGTATGTTTTAGCATGGTATGCTTTTGACAGCTTTATTAAGTTGCATGGAACTAGCCAAGAAGAATCAGCAAACAAGTAA
- a CDS encoding DUF5132 domain-containing protein — protein MAPKISDFVEDAGAPGIIVGIGAVLLAPVLLPIVAGVGKPLVKSVIKGGIGLYERSKGTIAEMGETWEDMVAEARAELADEKETPVFEASATNADVADNGA, from the coding sequence ATGGCACCTAAAATTAGTGATTTTGTTGAAGATGCAGGCGCTCCCGGTATTATAGTCGGAATTGGTGCAGTACTTTTAGCACCTGTTTTATTGCCGATTGTCGCTGGAGTTGGTAAACCCTTAGTCAAGTCAGTCATCAAAGGCGGAATTGGTCTTTATGAAAGAAGCAAGGGAACCATTGCAGAAATGGGAGAAACCTGGGAAGACATGGTAGCCGAAGCCAGAGCTGAACTCGCTGATGAAAAAGAAACGCCCGTATTTGAAGCTAGTGCCACCAATGCGGATGTCGCCGATAATGGTGCGTAA